Proteins encoded together in one Rhipicephalus sanguineus isolate Rsan-2018 chromosome 9, BIME_Rsan_1.4, whole genome shotgun sequence window:
- the LOC119405519 gene encoding probable ATP-dependent RNA helicase DDX5, with amino-acid sequence MLGQLNVVLEAVQDVVDGLADAFEQQLNIGFQPQPWQFGVWQLNGPINGPNEGAPAENPPLVAPGAGGGLGTFGLGRGFFEKIPLSGDSWKIIFMGGRGRGLPATSRNSQVARNLRAPDWREVHLPPFQKDVYREHITTAERPIEEVEAYRQANDITVTGRDVPKPILHVNEGGFPEHISKVIEARNSGSTLSAIEAQCWPVALRGKDLVAIIQDASKGKPLAYLVPAIIHVMRQPVVLRGSGPLVLVVTATRVTALQVREIADELNAGSPIRTLYLQPGEPRQPQLKQLVDGAHICVATPGRLVSFMEECQINLRCCTYLVLDEVDRMIMMGFEKQLRIIANNIRPDRQTLVWLSSRSMDANRLIEDLTSEYVTVSVGAAAREDHKCQVQHDVIICETVEKEQKLVALFNDILREESDKAVVFVERKQAVEDIVSFLRLQGWPAVGIHGKKTAYERDYALNSLKFSKVPIMVATDVAACALAVDKVRLVVSYDYPSSASEYSRRAGYAARPDGRGVKYTFISPDETQRAKELISFLREAKQVIPPELRMVANKIKGR; translated from the coding sequence ATGCTTGGGCAGCTGAACGTGGTGTTAGAGGCAGTCCAAGATGTCGTAGACGGACTTGCAGATGCTTTTGAGCAGCAGCTGAACATCGGTTTCCAACCCCAACCATGGCAGTTCGGAGTGTGGCAACTCAATGGGCCGATCAACGGCCCGAACGAAGGAGCTCCCGCAGAGAACCCACCGCTCGTCGCTCCTGGGGCCGGCGGCGGACTAGGCACCTTCGGCCTCGGTCGAGGCTTCTTCGAAAAGATACCGCTGAGCGGCGACTCGTGGAAAATTATCTTTATGGGCGGCCGAGGAAGAGGGCTACCAGCCACTAGCCGCAACAGTCAGGTTGCTCGCAATCTTCGCGCGCCAGACTGGAGGGAGGTTCACTTGCCGCCTTTCCAGAAGGACGTCTACCGCGAACACATCACCACGGCAGAGCGACCTATAGAAGAAGTCGAAGCGTACCGGCAGGCCAACGACATCACTGTCACGGGGCGCGACGTTCCTAAGCCCATCCTGCATGTCAACGAAGGTGGTTTCCCTGAACACATATCTAAGGTCATCGAGGCACGCAACTCTGGCTCAACGCTCAGCGCAATCGAAGCGCAGTGCTGGCCCGTTGCGCTCAGAGGTAAAGACCTCGTCGCCATTATCCAGGATGCATCAAAAGGCAAGCCTCTCGCTTACCTCGTCCCGGCGATCATACACGTTATGCGCCAGCCGGTTGTGTTGCGGGGCTCTGGACCTTTAGTCCTGGTGGTCACAGCGACGCGGGTAACGGCCCTACAGGTTCGGGAAATTGCCGATGAGCTGAATGCGGGGTCACCGATTCGGACGTTGTATCTCCAGCCTGGTGAACCCCGGCAACCGCAACTCAAGCAGCTCGTGGACGGTGCCCACATTTGCGTTGCCACGCCAGGCCGCCTCGTGTCTTTCATGGAGGAGTGTCAGATAAACCTGCGCTGCTGCACTTACCTGGTACTGGACGAAGTTGACCGCATGATAATGATGGGCTTCGAGAAGCAGCTTCGCATCATTGCGAACAACATCCGTCCTGACCGCCAGACTCTTGTGTGGCTGTCCTCCCGCTCAATGGATGCGAACCGGCTGATAGAGGATTTGACGAGTGAATACGTCACTGTCAGCGTCGGTGCGGCTGCCCGTGAGGACCACAAGTGCCAGGTGCAACACGATGTCATCATTTGCGAGACAGTTGAGAAAGAGCAGAAACTCGTAGCCCTTTTCAACGACATCCTTAGAGAGGAAAGTGACAAAGCCGTCGTGTTTGTTGAAAGGAAGCAAGCGGTCGAAGATATCGTGTCCTTTCTTCGCCTCCAAGGTTGGCCCGCCGTCGGCATCCACGGGAAAAAGACAGCGTATGAACGCGACTATGCGCTGAACTCCCTCAAATTCAGCAAAGTGCCCATAATGGTGGCGACCGACGTGGCAGCTTGTGCTCTAGCAGTGGACAAAGTGCGTCTTGTCGTGAGCTACGACTACCCGAGCAGCGCGAGCGAATACTCGCGCCGCGCGGGGTACGCGGCTCGGCCCGATGGAAGAGGCGTGAAGTACACGTTCATATCGCCCGATGAAACTCAGCGTGCCAAGGAGCTGATATCGTTTCTTCGAGAGGCCAAGCAAGTTATACCACCAGAGCTAAGAATGGTAGCAAATAAGATCAAGGGAAGGTAG